A window from Sinanaerobacter sp. ZZT-01 encodes these proteins:
- the putP gene encoding sodium/proline symporter PutP: MTIAVIFAIYLISQAFIGVIFYNKTKNMSDFALGGRKLNSWVTAMSAQASDMSGWLLIGLPGLAYIVYQGTSEALWIAIGLALGTYLNWLFVAKKLRKYTEISNDSLTLPDFFENRFQDKKHILRGISAIFTVIFFLIYTAAQFSAGAKLFSTIFGLPYTVGLIIGTLIILSYTAFGGFSAVCWADTVQGTIMFFALIIVPIIACSDMGGFSQVAARLSEIATDSWSLLPMKQGNLDTLLLASALGWGLGYFGQPHILVRFMAIESPDQIKKSRVVAMVWVLITLSAAVSIGLIGKAYMPNLADGETIYMDMIHFMFNDVVSGLLLIAILAAIMSTASSQLLVTASSVSTDLYGLISKKKMDEMTMVWMSRFTVIVVAAVAILLALNPNSSVFSLVSCAWGGFGAAFGPLILFSLFWRRATVQGAIAGMVAGGISDLLWYYLKNIAKLGGIFNIYEIIPGFIIASLGIVIVSLITTPNEKVLAEFDSVK, translated from the coding sequence ATGACCATAGCAGTGATCTTTGCTATTTACTTAATCAGCCAGGCATTCATTGGTGTCATATTCTATAACAAAACGAAAAATATGTCAGACTTTGCTTTGGGAGGAAGAAAGCTGAATAGCTGGGTAACAGCAATGTCAGCACAGGCATCCGATATGAGCGGATGGCTTTTGATTGGACTTCCAGGACTTGCCTATATTGTTTACCAGGGTACCTCGGAAGCTTTGTGGATTGCAATTGGATTAGCACTGGGAACTTATTTGAATTGGCTGTTTGTAGCAAAAAAATTGAGAAAGTATACGGAAATATCAAATGATTCCCTTACTCTTCCTGATTTTTTTGAAAATCGTTTTCAAGATAAAAAGCACATCCTACGTGGAATATCAGCTATATTTACTGTTATATTTTTCTTGATTTATACAGCAGCACAGTTTTCGGCAGGTGCAAAATTGTTTTCTACCATATTTGGATTGCCATATACAGTGGGTCTGATTATAGGAACGTTGATTATTTTGTCTTATACTGCATTTGGAGGATTCTCTGCCGTATGCTGGGCAGATACTGTACAAGGAACAATTATGTTTTTTGCATTGATTATTGTTCCGATTATCGCCTGCTCGGATATGGGCGGCTTTTCACAGGTTGCAGCCCGCCTTTCTGAGATCGCAACAGATTCTTGGAGCCTGCTACCGATGAAACAGGGAAACTTGGATACGCTGTTACTCGCGTCTGCTTTGGGATGGGGGCTCGGTTATTTTGGACAACCGCACATTTTAGTACGATTTATGGCAATTGAATCACCGGATCAAATAAAAAAATCTCGAGTCGTTGCAATGGTCTGGGTTTTGATTACATTAAGTGCAGCAGTGTCCATCGGATTGATTGGGAAAGCCTATATGCCGAATTTAGCGGATGGAGAAACTATTTATATGGATATGATCCACTTTATGTTTAATGATGTGGTTTCAGGACTCTTGCTTATTGCGATCTTAGCGGCTATCATGAGTACAGCGAGTTCGCAGTTATTGGTAACTGCATCGTCTGTATCTACTGATCTTTATGGATTGATATCGAAAAAGAAAATGGATGAAATGACTATGGTCTGGATGAGTCGCTTCACCGTTATCGTGGTCGCAGCCGTCGCAATTTTACTAGCACTAAATCCGAATAGCTCCGTATTTAGTTTGGTATCCTGTGCGTGGGGAGGCTTTGGTGCTGCATTTGGCCCGCTCATTTTATTTTCTCTTTTCTGGAGACGTGCAACAGTACAGGGCGCAATTGCTGGTATGGTTGCAGGAGGTATCAGCGACTTATTGTGGTATTATTTAAAAAATATTGCAAAGCTAGGCGGCATATTTAACATTTATGAGATTATACCAGGATTTATCATTGCTTCTCTTGGTATTGTAATTGTCAGTCTAATCACGACACCGAATGAAAAAGTATTAGCTGAATTTGATAGTGTAAAATAA
- a CDS encoding DUF951 domain-containing protein: MPLKINVGDRLELKKTHPCGGNTFEVMRTGMDFRLKCLTCQAQIWLDRPHLEKRVKKINSEAIRRSE, translated from the coding sequence ATGCCGCTAAAGATAAATGTAGGAGATCGGCTGGAATTAAAAAAAACTCACCCTTGTGGTGGAAATACATTTGAGGTTATGCGGACAGGCATGGATTTTCGTTTGAAATGCCTGACTTGCCAAGCCCAGATCTGGCTGGATCGCCCACATTTGGAAAAAAGGGTGAAAAAAATCAACTCAGAGGCGATCAGGCGTTCTGAATAG
- a CDS encoding chromate transporter, translating into MELWLKVCLSFIKIGAFSFGGGYAVLSFIQQEVVEGNNWILPEDFVDIVAIAGMTPGPIAVNSSTFVGYNLFGPVGGLVCTLCVILVPFSLALLVSVYFTKFKENRIVKNALNGIRPAVIGLIATSCFSIGKISFVDGYSILFFAIAFFLVYKIKVNPIITLMLSGMLGAVLFEVVLPILETA; encoded by the coding sequence ATGGAGCTTTGGTTAAAAGTTTGTTTATCATTCATAAAAATCGGTGCATTTTCATTTGGAGGAGGCTATGCAGTATTATCTTTCATTCAACAAGAAGTAGTAGAAGGGAACAACTGGATTCTTCCGGAAGACTTTGTAGATATTGTGGCGATTGCTGGAATGACGCCCGGACCAATTGCTGTCAATTCATCTACTTTTGTAGGATATAATTTGTTTGGACCTGTTGGCGGACTTGTTTGTACACTGTGTGTCATATTAGTTCCATTTTCACTTGCCTTGCTGGTTTCCGTGTATTTTACAAAGTTTAAAGAAAATAGAATCGTAAAAAATGCATTAAATGGGATTCGTCCAGCAGTGATTGGCTTGATTGCGACATCCTGTTTTAGTATTGGAAAAATATCCTTTGTAGATGGATACAGTATCCTCTTCTTTGCGATTGCCTTTTTCTTAGTTTATAAGATAAAAGTGAACCCAATCATTACATTAATGCTTTCAGGAATGTTGGGCGCTGTGCTGTTTGAGGTCGTTCTACCAATATTAGAAACCGCATAA
- the serS gene encoding serine--tRNA ligase has product MLDIKRIREEYESIKKAVESRGHGDFGLSTVLELDDKRKSILAEVEAMKNKQNQDSKQIPKLKKEGVDTTQLMAEMKTLSEKIKGLDAQVSEVEVNLRNALLNIPNAPCELCPVGADDSANLEVKKWGEPKKFDFEQKAHWDIGSDLDILDFERAAKISGTRFTVYKGLGARLERSVINFMLNLHTSEHGYTEILPPFMVNRDAMTGTGQLPKFEDDMFHIPAKDFFLVPTAEVPLTNLRAQEILDPEELPVYYTAYTPCFRKEAGSAGRDTRGLIRQHQFNKVELVKFCKPEESYKELDSLLAAAESVLQKLEIPYRVVRLSTGDLGFSSAETYDIEVWMPSYGRYVEISSCSNFESYQARRANVRFRRGPKEKPEFVHTLNGSGLAVGRTVAAILENYQQADGSVLIPKALQDYMGTDKIEKK; this is encoded by the coding sequence ATGTTAGATATTAAACGTATCAGAGAAGAATATGAATCGATTAAAAAGGCAGTGGAATCCAGAGGCCATGGAGACTTTGGATTGAGTACGGTACTGGAATTGGATGACAAAAGAAAAAGTATACTTGCTGAAGTAGAAGCGATGAAAAATAAACAAAATCAGGATTCAAAGCAGATTCCGAAGCTGAAAAAAGAGGGTGTTGATACGACGCAGCTGATGGCAGAGATGAAAACTCTTTCTGAGAAGATTAAAGGTTTGGATGCGCAAGTCAGCGAAGTCGAAGTAAATTTAAGAAATGCACTTTTAAATATTCCAAACGCACCGTGTGAACTCTGTCCGGTCGGAGCGGATGATTCAGCAAACCTTGAAGTTAAAAAGTGGGGAGAACCGAAAAAATTTGATTTTGAACAAAAAGCACATTGGGATATTGGAAGCGATTTAGATATTTTAGATTTTGAGAGAGCTGCTAAAATTTCGGGAACTCGTTTTACAGTCTATAAAGGATTAGGAGCACGTTTAGAACGTTCTGTAATAAATTTTATGTTGAACTTACACACCAGTGAACATGGATATACGGAAATACTACCTCCATTTATGGTGAATCGTGATGCGATGACCGGCACAGGACAGCTTCCGAAATTTGAAGATGATATGTTCCATATTCCGGCCAAAGATTTCTTCCTAGTGCCGACTGCCGAAGTTCCTCTTACTAATCTTCGTGCACAGGAGATTTTAGATCCAGAAGAACTTCCCGTTTATTATACGGCTTATACACCTTGCTTTCGTAAAGAAGCCGGCTCTGCGGGAAGAGATACGCGCGGATTGATTCGTCAGCACCAATTTAACAAGGTTGAACTGGTAAAGTTCTGTAAACCAGAGGAATCTTATAAAGAATTAGATTCTTTGCTTGCAGCAGCAGAAAGTGTGCTTCAAAAGCTGGAAATTCCTTATCGCGTGGTACGTTTGTCTACAGGCGATCTGGGCTTTTCTTCTGCAGAGACTTATGACATTGAAGTTTGGATGCCAAGCTATGGAAGATATGTCGAGATTTCTTCCTGCAGTAATTTTGAAAGCTACCAGGCAAGGAGAGCAAATGTCCGTTTCCGAAGGGGACCAAAAGAAAAGCCGGAATTTGTTCATACCTTAAATGGTTCAGGTTTAGCTGTTGGGAGAACTGTAGCCGCAATTTTGGAAAATTATCAGCAGGCAGATGGGTCTGTCTTAATTCCGAAAGCATTGCAAGACTACATGGGGACAGATAAGATAGAAAAGAAATAG
- a CDS encoding glutamine synthetase, with the protein MELDKMLFNIPAEKHSVKEITNILKAHPEIYFVSLVGLDIGGHDTDEKIPVDLFIEDMEKYLSQGVQTDGSSVVLPKIAALNNAKVDIIPDVNINWYVDYNFYHLDKKTGMPVGTLRIPSFLIHNDTAEVGSRVILRDAVNTFKKEILELLKQNPYVFEYLPLDSVDEIDEILLTAATELEFWVKTPDDKADREQLSTSQVLKEQYWKRTIGPVRTALEKSLLLLDKYGFEVEMGHKEVGGVKAKLGSSGEFDHVMEQLEIDWKYSSALQAADNENQVKYVVRDIFRLYGLEVTFMAKPIDGVAGSGEHTHMGVAARLKNGKIINLFAPLDMQQDFMSPIGFGGLMGILKNYEIINPFVTSSNDALNRLKPGFEAPICIVTSLGHTAKNPSRNRTVLIGLVRDEKNPLSTRFELRAPNPKSNTYLVLASGFMTMLDGIKEVLLAGKTPKELEKAISKEHDEEAFYLEKERVYRSEKDVFEDYTKEERNKYFGKAPATVWENICAFDQYPDKLKVLMRNGVMTPLSLESYKEATIAQWATELHNRIILNTMELVRECKKCHSPEDSTDLDDKNWQEIQLMRTYLAKDSIREKSLLTRIKNALDEGDYQLASDLQLEMQEKEQALIDAYITYKKNLF; encoded by the coding sequence ATGGAACTAGATAAAATGTTGTTTAACATACCGGCTGAAAAGCACAGTGTGAAAGAAATCACAAATATATTAAAGGCACATCCGGAAATATACTTTGTATCATTGGTGGGATTAGATATCGGAGGTCATGATACAGATGAAAAGATTCCGGTGGATTTATTTATTGAGGATATGGAAAAATACTTGTCACAAGGTGTACAGACAGATGGTTCCAGTGTAGTTCTGCCAAAGATCGCGGCTTTGAATAATGCAAAAGTAGATATCATTCCAGATGTAAATATAAATTGGTATGTAGATTATAATTTCTACCATTTAGATAAAAAAACGGGTATGCCGGTAGGAACCTTACGGATTCCATCATTTTTGATCCACAATGATACTGCGGAGGTTGGCTCTCGTGTGATACTAAGAGATGCGGTAAATACCTTTAAAAAAGAAATTCTAGAATTACTGAAGCAAAATCCATATGTTTTTGAATATCTACCACTAGATAGCGTAGATGAGATTGATGAGATATTATTGACGGCTGCAACTGAATTGGAATTTTGGGTAAAAACGCCGGATGACAAGGCGGATCGAGAACAGCTTTCTACATCACAGGTATTGAAGGAACAATATTGGAAACGGACCATTGGTCCAGTAAGAACCGCTTTAGAGAAATCCTTATTGCTTTTAGATAAATATGGTTTTGAAGTAGAGATGGGCCATAAGGAAGTTGGTGGTGTTAAAGCAAAGCTTGGAAGCTCCGGAGAATTTGACCACGTTATGGAACAGCTTGAAATTGATTGGAAGTACAGCTCCGCCTTACAAGCTGCAGACAATGAAAATCAAGTAAAATATGTGGTTCGAGACATCTTTCGCTTATACGGCTTAGAGGTCACCTTTATGGCAAAGCCGATCGACGGAGTAGCGGGTAGCGGAGAACATACACATATGGGAGTTGCAGCAAGATTAAAGAACGGGAAAATAATTAACTTGTTTGCGCCGCTTGATATGCAACAAGATTTTATGAGCCCAATTGGGTTTGGCGGCCTAATGGGTATTTTGAAAAACTATGAAATTATAAATCCTTTTGTTACATCATCCAATGATGCATTAAACCGTTTGAAGCCTGGGTTTGAAGCTCCTATTTGCATCGTAACGTCTCTTGGTCATACAGCGAAGAATCCATCCAGAAATCGTACCGTTTTAATCGGTTTAGTTCGAGATGAGAAAAATCCGCTTTCCACTCGCTTTGAGCTTCGGGCACCGAATCCAAAGAGCAATACATACTTAGTGCTTGCATCTGGGTTTATGACGATGCTTGATGGCATCAAAGAGGTTCTTTTAGCAGGGAAAACACCAAAGGAATTAGAGAAAGCGATTTCAAAAGAACATGATGAAGAAGCCTTTTATTTAGAGAAGGAAAGAGTTTATCGCAGCGAAAAGGATGTATTTGAAGATTATACAAAGGAAGAAAGAAACAAATATTTTGGTAAAGCACCGGCTACCGTCTGGGAAAATATTTGTGCATTTGATCAGTACCCAGACAAATTAAAGGTTTTGATGAGAAATGGAGTCATGACGCCTCTAAGCTTGGAGTCCTATAAAGAGGCTACGATTGCACAGTGGGCAACGGAGCTTCATAATCGAATTATTTTAAATACCATGGAGCTCGTTCGGGAGTGCAAAAAGTGTCATAGCCCGGAAGATTCCACAGATTTAGATGATAAAAATTGGCAGGAAATTCAATTGATGCGGACGTATTTAGCAAAAGATAGTATTCGGGAAAAATCTTTGCTTACCCGTATTAAAAATGCTTTAGATGAGGGTGACTATCAGCTGGCTTCCGATTTGCAATTAGAAATGCAGGAGAAGGAGCAGGCATTAATCGATGCTTACATTACGTATAAGAAAAATTTGTTTTAA
- a CDS encoding Lrp/AsnC family transcriptional regulator, whose translation MKIKNYDQTDERILNLLIENSRMSYIEIAEKVGLSRISVKNRIESLENSGVIERYTVILNPEKIGRNVSVFFSIQAKPEALYSIIDTLSGEESITDMYLMTGSSNLHVHAVLGINENLETFLLDKIYKLPGIEHIESELIISRLKTRKGIRV comes from the coding sequence ATGAAAATTAAAAATTATGACCAAACAGATGAAAGGATTCTTAATTTATTAATTGAAAATTCCCGTATGTCCTACATTGAAATTGCTGAGAAAGTCGGCTTATCTCGTATCTCTGTGAAAAATCGCATAGAGTCTTTAGAAAATTCAGGTGTCATTGAACGCTATACCGTCATTTTAAACCCAGAAAAAATAGGAAGAAATGTATCTGTATTTTTCAGTATACAAGCAAAGCCGGAAGCTCTTTACTCTATTATTGACACGCTTAGTGGAGAAGAATCTATAACGGATATGTATTTAATGACAGGCTCCTCAAATCTTCATGTTCATGCAGTTTTAGGTATCAATGAAAATTTAGAAACCTTTCTTTTAGATAAAATTTATAAGCTTCCTGGTATTGAGCATATTGAAAGTGAGCTGATTATCTCAAGGCTTAAAACACGAAAAGGTATCCGTGTTTAG
- a CDS encoding chromate transporter encodes MLLEIFMVFFKIGMFTIGGGYAMLPIIQKEIVESKGWMSDQEFLDAISLTNSLPGPLAPNAATFVGYSIKKVPGALAAVLGAVSPSILIILFIAMIFKNAMQYSIVESIFNGIRPAVVALILYSVIKLGKSAKIKEEKKWILALAAFIAVSILNIHPILVIVTAALIGIFFKKTKQQGREGENE; translated from the coding sequence ATGCTGCTTGAAATATTTATGGTATTTTTTAAAATAGGAATGTTTACGATAGGTGGCGGGTATGCAATGCTGCCTATTATTCAGAAAGAAATTGTAGAATCAAAAGGCTGGATGAGTGATCAGGAATTTTTAGATGCAATTTCATTGACGAATAGTTTACCGGGACCTTTAGCCCCAAATGCAGCTACATTTGTAGGCTACAGTATAAAAAAAGTGCCAGGTGCACTAGCTGCGGTGCTTGGAGCAGTTAGCCCTTCGATATTGATTATTTTGTTCATTGCTATGATTTTTAAAAATGCGATGCAGTATTCTATCGTGGAATCCATCTTTAATGGAATCCGTCCCGCAGTTGTTGCTTTGATTTTGTATTCTGTCATTAAGCTTGGAAAATCTGCAAAAATAAAAGAAGAAAAAAAATGGATATTAGCATTAGCTGCTTTTATTGCAGTTTCTATTTTAAATATACATCCAATTCTAGTGATTGTAACTGCGGCACTGATCGGAATTTTTTTCAAAAAAACGAAACAGCAGGGCAGAGAAGGAGAAAATGAGTAA